From a single Macrobrachium rosenbergii isolate ZJJX-2024 chromosome 59, ASM4041242v1, whole genome shotgun sequence genomic region:
- the LOC136837441 gene encoding micronuclear linker histone polyprotein-like: MLGKNQTKSQRKEQRKSIRSWEKQNQKSEKRAEEEYHMLGKNQTKSQRKEQRKSIRSWEKTKPKVREKSRGRVSYAGKKQNQKSEKRAEEEYHMLGKPNQKSEKRKGRASEAGKKPNQKSEKRAEEEYHKPKVSWEKKQNQTKGQRKEQRKSIICWEKTKPKVREKSRGRVSDAMKKTNQKSEKRAEKELHMLAKKKKVSEKSRERASDAGKKPNQKSEKRAEEEYHMLGKNQTKSQRKEQRKSFVCWQNNKPKVRKEKSREKRAEEKYQMLGKKTKPKVREKSRGKISYAGKKPNQKSEKRAEEEHQMLGKYQTKSQRKEQRKSIICWEKKQTKIQRKEQGKSIICWEKTKPKVREKSRGKVSYAGKKPNQKSEKRAEEDHQMLGKNQTKSQRKEQRKCIICWKKKSEKRASHAGKKTKPKVSEKRRGRASDAEKDPNQKSESKSEQQQPAKLSVNRGRWQNIKKFDDQNHYRYQKDWSSAKKPKE, encoded by the exons ATGCTGggaaaaaaccaaaccaaaagtcAGAGAAAAGAGCAAAGGAAGAGCATCAGAAGCtgggaaaaacaaaaccaaaagtcagAGAAAAGAGCAGAGGAAGAGTATCATATGCTGggaaaaaaccaaaccaaaagtcAGCGAAAAGAGCAGAGGAAGAGTATCAGAAGCTGGGAAAAAACCAAACCAAAGGTCAGAGAAAAGAGCAGAGGAAGAGTATCATATGctgggaaaaaacaaaaccaaaagtcagAGAAAAGAGCAGAGGAAGAGTATCATATGCTGGGAAAACCAAACCAAaagtcagagaaaagaaaaggaagagcaTCAGAAGCTGggaaaaaaccaaaccaaaagtcAGAGAAAAGAGCAGAGGAAGAGTATCATAAACCAAAAGTCAGCTGGGAAAAAAAGCAAAACCAAACCAAAGGTCAGAGAAAAGAGCAGAGGAAGAGTATCATATGctgggaaaaaacaaaaccaaaagtcagAGAAAAGAGCAGAGGAAGAGTATCAGATGCtatgaaaaaaacaaaccaaaagtcAGAGAAAAGAGCAGAGAAAGAGCTTCATatgctggcaaaaaaaaaaaaagtcagcgaAAAGAGCAGAGAAAGAGCATCAGATGCTGggaaaaaaccaaaccaaaagtcAGAGAAAAGAGCAGAGGAAGAGTATCATATGCTGGggaaaaaccaaaccaaaagtcAGAGAAAAGAGCAGAGGAAGAGCTTCGTATGCTGGCAAAACAACAAACCAAAAGTCAGAAAAGAAAAGAGCAGAGAGAAAAGAGCAGAGGAAAAATATCAGATGCTGGgaaaaaaaaccaaaccaaaagtcAGAGAAAAGAGCAGAGGAAAAATATCATATGCTGggaaaaaaccaaaccaaaagtcAGAGAAAAGAGCAGAGGAAGAGCATCAGATGCTGGGAAAATACCAAACCAAAAGTCAGAGAAAAGAGCAGAGGAAGAGTATCATATGCTgggaaaaaaaacaaaccaaaattcaGAGAAAAGAGCAGGGGAAGAGTATCATATGCTGggaaaaaaccaaaccaaaagtcAGAGAAAAGAGCAGAGGAAAAGTATCATATGCTGggaaaaaaccaaaccaaaagtcAGAGAAAAGAGCAGAGGAAGACCATCAGATGCTGggaaaaaaccaaaccaaaagtcAGAGAAAAGAGCAGAGGAAGTGTATCATATGCTGGAAAAAAAAGTCGGAGAAAAGAGCATCACATGCAGGGaaaaaaaccaaaccaaaagtcagcgaaaagaggagaggaagagcaTCAGATGCTGAGAAAGACCCAAACCAAAAGTCAGAATCAAAGTCAGAACAACAACAGCCTGcc AAGTTATCTGTCAATCGGGGGCGTTGGCAGAATATCAAGAAATTTGATGATCAGAATCATTATCGCTACCAGAAAGACTGGTCCTCCGCTAAAAagccaaaggaataa
- the LOC136837442 gene encoding serine/arginine-rich splicing factor 4-like has translation MLGKNTPKVREKSRGRASDAGKKPNQSQRKEESKIIICWEKTKTNVSEKSRGRASDVGKKPNQKSAKRAEEEYHMLGKTKPKVREKSRGRASEAGKKPNQKSEKRAEEEYHTLGKNQTKSQREEQKQSIKCWEKTKPKVSEKSRGRVTYAGKKPNQKSEKRAKEEHQKLGKKQNQKSEKRAEEEYHMLGKNQTKSQRKEQRKSISGKKPNQKSEKSRGRVSYAGKKQNQKSEKRAEEEYQMLGKTKPKVREKSKVREKSRGRVSYAGKKPNQKSEKRAEEE, from the coding sequence ATGCTGGGAAAAAACACACCAAAAGTCAGAGAAAAGAGCAGAGGAAGAGCATCAGATGCTGGGAAAAAACCAAACCAAAGTCAGAGAAAAGAGGAGAGTAAGATTATCATATGCTgggaaaaaaccaaaacaaatgtCAGTGAAAAGAGCAGAGGAAGAGCATCAGATGTTGggaaaaaaccaaaccaaaagtcAGCGAAAAGAGCAGAGGAAGAGTACCATATGCTTggaaaaaccaaaccaaaagtcAGAGAAAAGAGCAGAGGAAGAGCATCAGAAGCTGggaaaaaaccaaaccaaaagtcAGAGAAAAGAGCTGAGGAAGAGTATCATACGCTGggaaaaaaccaaaccaaaagtcAGAGAGAAGAGCAGAAGCAGAGCATCAAATGCTGggaaaaaaccaaaccaaaagtcAGCGAAAAGAGCAGAGGAAGAGTAACATATGCTGggaaaaaaccaaaccaaaagtcAGAGAAAAGAGCAAAGGAAGAGCATCAGAAGCtgggaaaaaaacaaaaccaaaagtcagAGAAAAGAGCAGAGGAAGAGTATCATATGCTGggaaaaaaccaaaccaaaagtcAGCGAAAAGAGCAGAGGAAGAGTATCAGTGggaaaaaaccaaaccaaaagtcAGAAAAGAGCAGAGGAAGAGTATCATATGctgggaaaaaacaaaaccaaaagtcagAGAAAAGAGCAGAGGAAGAGTATCAAATGCTGggaaaaaccaaaccaaaagtcAGAGAAAAGAGCAAAGTCAGAGAAAAGAGCAGAGGAAGAGTATCATATGCTGggaaaaaaccaaaccaaaagtcAGAGAAAAGAGCAGAGGAAGAGTAA